In Oncorhynchus clarkii lewisi isolate Uvic-CL-2024 chromosome 16, UVic_Ocla_1.0, whole genome shotgun sequence, one genomic interval encodes:
- the LOC139368747 gene encoding methyl-CpG-binding domain protein 6-like isoform X2, translating to MMGGSESGSGDKDGVHTVAIQVPIGWQRRAKDGLVVYVSPSGAVLSSLEEVKSYLLTDGTCKCGLECPLVIHKVFNFSLGVKIQQHSQPVGKAEQDMTKLCNHRRKVVAMAALCRSMQASQLPYVARHTEVTSGIMENRDPKRMRVDREEKERGTYTSKHHLVQSRPNNNLHPNSCGSPKNSPQLVYSYNGSSPLSHNSTNSYHTPDILRRLPPPLNLPPNTSPFSSYGAPQRSPRTPTPQNLSQSQRAPQTPEALRSPHMGPLSPPLPSSPGTLGRGGQSHQHGIIVGSPLSPSCSPSPSVSMNCPSPRQRSRHPSASSAHSEQGVGGVVLGGYPPRRISSSSSHSPIPGGSPILHFSKYKLEDILEQFKNSGNSSTNNHILHPNSLSNQNNPHILSLALEKVGRPTKAPASASGMEISAGPSGLPLGKFLNHQKQPHPASFPASSLLSAAAKAQLASQMTHNQSSNSRSILNSALSLEVSRESKQLKVTNSTLHNSLPSIARPLSAASPLLSLSQPLASSPLHLSRTDRTSHRKRQRRSPTVLSMLKESQMTSPRTPGDVLNLSSHSQPSSTSASPYPAMLENHLQALRLSVRHSGTLAGPQKQPDGALDFTTIMAGQPDPPTQPLSALLHLLSVQNAQATGAQPGSGHCTGGMRQSPRQSPSPSHLNIRPFPVQSPTNHSTTQGPSQPLSPSQSKSRRGNAQSPSRPHTRTSPKQRRSPSMSNAQSAQYCSSPSPTPHTPNKLWQAQNQPMDVTTIQSPIGQAFPEVSESMEMESMSTLGPGLNSTSTSNHSSSVTSYSSTTSPRPLDLSNHMLALLAASSTTPLGEGGLDRTTGNNTTGVQEPQSVDLQGSTVTKPPGGCSPQTLGDSTCSLPLAEAFPFMSQEQLLQLLSATAGLPSLLDPTILGSLPLGLWIGGQQGHLPISNTPQQHHQLPDQQLLQPSEQQLLLQHEQQQKQHQTAHLNHNFPFSLFPCLMGGQGELPLNLLGLLNPLLPPSAAPTPGQECDLGMGEKLGIQALLMASLLLGQQQTAMLPLSGLGQLSLDLPFRQHIPALLDGLSLDKGSGLLDPSSLPGPGLLEALQGLLPPADGPLQALQSLLLSTPLPPPAFLSLSPDLLTAALGSTGLPPAPHLPLTQQPQQPPPQVSASGHDGGMETLIPLSVQGKDNPVLHQLLPTLLNPGVLGDLSTLTSLHSLLGLGAGPLFLPPVQASALGMPLLQGPDGAINLLNNIQLNMAPPSEGEKPISLQETDSSSLQEDIPANRLTPETAPSPCPALAPVSQRGEGSVVSVLDPYASFMDTIYTSFLQVSAKEQEAVQSGADAFGALPPSYPGERRSPSALLPQVSAPLSLSPRQACTLRNPDLSRLNMEAAHSPAQGTPKPSNDGSNTPPQNKLEFPECHTNPPLLPIYLEEAKYSQAVSDRQGDRPQAGGYQSPRDGSSCPNEETGGLQHTEQGRNQTAQMGGARRGRKRKQTLQNVLEDFRELDSPALEEPKPRVVLLKPERSVRGRRRRGARSQRQ from the exons ATGATGGGAGGCAGTGAGAGTGGCAGTGGAGACAAGGATGGAGTTCACACTGTGGCAATACAAGTCCCCATTGGCTGGCAGAGGAGAgcgaaggacgggcttgtggtGTATGTCAG TCCAAGTGGCGCAGTCCTGTCCTCACTGGAAGAGGTTAAGTCATATCTGTTGACCGATGGCACATGCAAGTGTGGCCTCGAGTGTCCGCTGGTCATCCACAAG GTGTTTAACTTTAGCCTAGGGGTCAAAATTCAACAGCACAGCCAGCCGGTGGGGAAGGCAGAGCAGGACATGACAAAGCTCTGTAACCATCGGAGGAAAGTGGTTGCCATGGCAGCTCTCTGTCGCAGTATGCAGGCTTCACAACTGCCCTATGTTGCCCGTCACACag aggTCACCAGTGGCATTATGGAGAACAGAGATCCTAAGAGGATGAGAGTGGACAGGGAAGAAAAAGAACGTGGCACTTACACCTCCAAACACCATCTAGTCCAGTCCAGGCCCAACAATAACCTCCACCCCAACTCTTGTGGCAGTCCTAAAAATTCTCCCCAACTTGTGTATTCTTACAATGGCTCCTCACCCCTCTCACACAATAGCACTAACTCTTATCACACACCTGATATTTTGAGGAGACTGCCACCTCCTCTCAATCTCCCCCCCAACACCTCTCCATTCTCCAGCTATGGGGCACCTCAGAGGTCCCCACGCACACCAACGCCTCAGAATCTCAGTCAGAGTCAGAGGGCACCACAGACTCCAGAAGCCCTCAGATCTCCTCATATGgggcccctctctccccctcttccctcctcccctgggacactggggaggggagggcagagTCATCAACATGGTATCATCGTTGGGTCTCCCCTGTCCCCCTCatgttccccctctccctctgtgagtATGAACTGCCCCTCTCCCCGCCAGCGCTCACGCCACCCCTCCGCCTCTTCTGCTCACTCTGAGCAGGGGGTGGGAGGGGTGGTGCTTGGTGGCTACCCCCCCAGAAGgatatcctcttcctcctcacactctcctaTACCAGGGGGGTCCCCTATCCTCCATTTCTCAAAATACAAGCTTGAGGACATCTTAGAGCAGTTTAAGAACTCTGGCAACAGTAGCACTAATAATCACATCCTTCACCCAAACTCACTGAGCAACCAAAACAATCCTCAtatcctctctctagctcttgaAAAGGTTGGGAGGCCCACAAAGGCACCTGCTTCTGCTTCAGGCATGGAGATCAGTGCTGGTCCTTCTGGTTTGCCTCTTGGAAAGTTCTTGAACCACCAGAAGCAACCCCACCCAGCTTCTTTTCCTGCCAGTAGTCTCCTCTCGGCAGCAGCCAAGGCCCAGCTGGCCAGCCAGATGACTCACAACCAGAGCTCCAATTCGCGCAGCATCCTCAACTCAGCCCTCTCTTTGGAAGTCTCGAGGGAGTCTAAGCAATTGAAGGTAACAAACAGCACTTTACACAATAGCCTTCCCTCAATCGCTAGGCCCCTGTCTGCAGCCTCCCCCCTGCTTTCCCTCTCCCAGCCCTTAGCCTCCAgtccccttcacctctcccgtACGGACCGGACATCCCACAGGAAGCGGCAGCGGCGTTCGCCCACAGTGCTCAGCATGCTGAAGGAGTCCCAGATGACCAGTCCCAGAACCCCCGGCGACGTGCTCAACCTCTCCTCGCACTCTCAACCCTCCTCTACCTCAGCCTCGCCCTACCCCGCCATGTTAGAGAACCACCTCCAGGCCCTAAGGCTCTCAGTCCGGCACTCTGGCACACTCGCAGGGCCCCAGAAGCAGCCTGACGGCGCCCTGGATTTCACAACAATCATGGCAGGTCAACCGGATCCCCccacccagcctctctctgctctgcttcaCCTGCTCAGTGTGCAGAACGCTCAAGCCACTGGAGCCCAGCCCGGCTCTGGACACTGCACAGGAGGCATGAGGCAGAGCCCCAGGCAGTCTCCCTCGCCCTCCCATTTAAACATCAGACCATTCCCCGTGCAGTCCCCCACTAATCACAGTACCACACAAGGCCCATCacagcccctctctccctctcagtcaaAGTCCAGGCGAGGTAATGCACAGTCTCCGTCTCGACCACATACGAGGACTAGTCCCAAACAGAGACGGTCTCCTTCCATGTCCAACGCTCAGTCAGCACAATATTGCAGTAGCCCCTCGCCCACCCCACACACTCCTAATAAGCTGTGGCAGGCCCAAAACCAACCTATGGATGTCACCACCATCCAGTCACCCATTGGCCAGGCCTTTCCTGAAGTCAGTGAATCAATGGAGATGGAGAGCATGTCAACACTAGGCCCTGGTCTCAACAGCACCTCCACCTCCAACCATAGCAGCAGCGTCACCAGCTACAGCAGCACCACCTCCCCCAGACCCCTGGATCTCAGTAACCACATGCTGGCACTGCTGGCAGCCTCTTCCACCACACCGCTTGGGGAGGGGGGCCTGGACAGAACCACCGGCAACAACACTACAG GGGTGCAAGAGCCTCAGAGTGTTGATCTTCAGGGCTCCACAGTGACCAAACCCCCGGGAGGCTGCAGCCCCCAGACCCTGGGGGACTCCACTTGCTCCTTACCCCTGGCTGAAGCCTTCCCCTTCATGAGTCAGGAGCAGCTTCTCCAGCTTCTATCTGCCACTGCCGGCCTGCCCTCCCTCCTGGACCCCACCATCCTGGGCTCTCTGCCCCTGGGCCTGTGGATTGGCGGTCAGCAGGGTCACCTCCCCATCTCCAACACACCTCAGCAACACCATCAACTGCCcgatcaacaactactacaaccatCAGAACAACAACTACTGTTACAGCATGAGCAACAGCAGAAACAACACCAGACTGCCCATCTGAACCACAACTTTCCATTTAGCTTATTCCCCTGTCTAATGGGAGGTCAGGGAGAGCTGCCTCTGAATCTCCTGGGTCTGTTGAACCCACTGCTACCCCCTTCTGCTGCCCCTACCCCAGGCCAGGAGTGTGATCTGGGGATGGGGGAGAAACTGGGCATCCAGGCTCTCCTCATGGCCTCCCTGCTACTAGGCCAGCAGCAGACTGCCATGTTGCCCCTGTCTGGGCTTGGCCAGCTGAGCCTGGACCTCCCCTTCCGGCAGCACATCCCAGCCCTGTTGGACGGTTTGTCTCTGGATAAAGGGTCTGGACTCCTGGACCCGTCATCCCTCCCCGGCCCTGGGCTCCTTGAGGCCCTCCAGGGCCTGCTTCCCCCCGCCGATGGGCCCCTCCAGGCCCTGCAGTCGCTCCTGCTCTCCACCCCCCTGCCTCCCCCGGCCTTCCTTTCCCTCAGCCCTGATCTGCTAACTGCTGCCCTGGGCTCTACTGGCCTCCCGCCTGCCCCTCATCTCCCCCTAACACAGCAACCCCAACAACCCCCACCTCAG GTCTCAGCTTCAGGCCATGATGGGGGGATGGAAACTCTAATCCCCCTGTCTGTCCAGGGAAAGGACAACCCTGTCCTCCACCAGTTACTGCCTACTCTCCTCAACCCAGGGGTTCTAG GAGACCTGTCTACTCTGACCAGCCTCCACAGTCTTCTGGGGCTAGGTGCAGGCCCTCTCTTCCTGCCCCCCGTACAGGCCTCTGCCTTGGGCATGCCTCTGCTCCAGGGCCCTGATGGGGCCATCAACCTCCTCAACAACATCCAG CTCAACATGGCACCACCCTCAGAGGGAGAAAAGCCAATCTCCTTACAGGAAACAGACAGCTCCTCCCTTCAGGAGGATATTCCAGCCAATCGGCTTACCCCAGAGACTGCGCCCAGCCCCTGTCCCGCCCTGGCCCCCGTGTCCCAGCGTGGAGAGGGCTCCGTGGTGAGCGTCCTGGACCCCTACGCTTCCTTCATGGACACTATCTACACCTCCTTCCTCCAGGTCAGTGCTAAAGAGCAGGAAGCAGTTCAGTCTGGGGCGGATGCCTTCGGTGCCTTACCGCCCTCCTACCCTGGGGAGCGCCGTTCCCCCTCCGCTCTCCTCCCTCAGGTCAGTGCCCCCCTCTCCCTGAGCCCTCGGCAGGCCTGCACCCTGAGGAACCCGGACCTGTCCCGGCTCAATATGGAGGCAGCCCACTCCCCGGCTCAGGGCACCCCTAAACCCAGCAACGATGGCTCCAACACGCCCCCGCAGAACAAGTTGGAGTTCCCAGAGTGTCACACTAACCCTCCTCTGCTTCCCATCTACCTGGAAGAAGCCAAGTACAGCCAGGCTGTGTCAGATCGGCAGGGGGACAGACCCCAGGCAGGAGGGTACCAGAGTCCCAGAGACGGGAGCAGCTGCCCCAATGAGGAGACTGGGGGTCTACAGCACACGGAGCAGGGCAGG AACCAAACTGCACAAATGGGGGGAGCCAGAAGAGGCAGGAAAAGGAAACAAAC GCTACAGAATGTGCTAGAGGACTTCAGAGAACTGGATTCTCCAGCCCTAGAGGAACCTAAACCCAGG gTGGTGCTGCTGAAGCCTGAGAGGTCGGTCCGGGGCAGGAGGCGGCGGGGAGCCAGGTCCCAGAGACAGTGA